Proteins from a genomic interval of Pithys albifrons albifrons isolate INPA30051 chromosome 15, PitAlb_v1, whole genome shotgun sequence:
- the PPARGC1B gene encoding peroxisome proliferator-activated receptor gamma coactivator 1-beta isoform X2, with translation MAEPGPDCSSLLDEDLSSFVFSYLADSQYEVSGEEHLYSDFPEIDLSQLDASDFDSASCFSELQWCGEHSETDSSQYSTDDSELFQLKKLLLSPSHVPLSCEAQRDGSTRRPGTPKSRPARPCTKLEGARDRRANVPQAQSRSCTELHRHLTSITPCSQTKPSEAPEECPSAGHHPSPGDCAHHEDDSDSSEDSLSSGDSVTPPSSAEDGSGSQFSCEGEMHSMVELIRYMHTYCLPPRKLPTRDTTDAKPQPCSSPFKRAKPDCPAQPGPPGSAQSQPGCSWQAAGDCKKPGASFSILKELLARDLLCDVSKPYRLGKPVYAALARPPGSCSPVPPARDGEDVSGTCTSRLKMAPEKGEPQQSPRAETEALRELGGHEDDAGKQEDTPVTALGKMPRKQDNTVYAVRRSKRLNPELGHWLSFLDEPPPEPSGPLVCREAAPCPVLEGFSAEEPAAEVEVGGTALLAEPQPLSLGSPVDGEVGNGAENRHCALLEQTETPRCLTLSLVQTDPAFGKRNFEPMLTVELCGTAGLTPPTTPPYKPAEEDLYKPDIPQEPGKEDGMAPSPGGTGDMAASRKAPRKHPERTELFAHLSRAVAVRPTLHEQQGLLKRPFSRSFGDHDYCQVLKPEASLQRKVLKSWEPTSQVETEHKRRVPAAHYQGLELGKEVDSEMLWKDGVKQLRDQEIRASLTKHFGFLDSALDDEDMGFCKTPEYDTVFEDSCSESGSPLEEEDEEEEEEEEEEEEEGRGNTQLCLRRNALSRTTLHYCSRSRSSSGSSCCRSRSPASRCTFRCENGEQCQGGNGHRGQLEKKREKAIGEGRVVYIRNLSSSMSSNELKKRFEVFGEIVECQVLSRTNRGDKYGFITYRYSEHAALSLKNGPSLRKRNEPSFQLSSGGLGRFFWTRYADLDCSTEESSSASVKSKYETMDFDSLLQEAQLSLHR, from the exons CTGAAGAAGTTGCTCCTCTCTCCATCGCATGTGCCTCTGAGCTGTGAGGCTCAGCGGGATGGGAGTACCCGGCGCCCGGGGACCCCAAAATCACGACCAGCACGGCCCTGCACAAAG CTGGAGGGTGCCCGCGACAGGAGGGCAAATGTCCCTCAGGCACAGAGCCGCAGTTGCACCGAGCTGCATCGGCACCTCACCTCCATCACCCCCTGCTCCCAGACCAAACCCTCTGAGGCACCTGAGGAGTGCCCCAGCGCTGGCCACCACCCGTCCCCAGGCGACTGCGCCCATCACGAGGATGACAGTGACTCCAGCGAGGACTCGCTGAGCTCGGGCGACTCGGTGACACCCCCCTCCTCAGCTGAGGATGGCTCTGGCAGCCAGTTCTCCTGCGAGGGGGAGATGCACTCCATGGTGGAGCTCATCCGCTACATGCACACCTACTGCCTGCCCCCACGGAAGCTGCCCACCCGCGACACCACCGATGccaagccccagccctgcagcagccccttcAAGAGAGCCAAGCCGGActgtcctgcacagccaggcccccctggcagtgcccagagccagccGGGCTGTTCCTGGCAGGCAGCCGGCGACTGCAAGAAGCCTGGAGCATCCTTTTCCAtcctgaaggagctgctggcGCGGGACCTGCTGTGTGACGTGAGCAAGCCATACCGCCTGGGCAAGCCTGTGTACGCTGCCCTGGCACGGCCGCCTGGCTCCTgctcccctgtgccaccagcccGGGATGGGGAGGATGTCAGTGGGACTTGCACCTCCAGACTGAAAATGGCACCAGAGAAGGGCgagccacagcagagccccagggctgaGACAGAGGCACTGCGGGAGCTGGGTGGCCATGAGGACGATGCTGGGAAGCAAGAGGACACCCCAGTCACAGCCTTGGGGAAGATGCCCCGTAAGCAGGACAACACTGTTTATGCCGTCCGCCGGTCCAAGAGACTCAACCCCGAGCTTGGGCACTGGCTCTCCTTCCTTGATGAGCCACCCCCCGAGCCCTCTGGCCCCCTTGTCTGCAGAGAGGCTGCACCATGCCCAGTGCTGGAGGGCTTCTCTGCCGAAGAGCCTGCAGCTGAAGTGGAGGTGGGCGGCACAGCACTAttggcagagccccagccacTCTCCCTGGGTTCCCCAGTGGATGGCGAGGTGGGAAATGGGGCCGAGAACCGTCACTGTGCCCTCCTGGAGCAAACAG AAACACCCAGGTGTCTCACGCTGTCCTTGGTGCAAAC TGACCCAGCCTTTGGGAAGAGAAACTTTGAGCCAATGCTGACTGTGGAGCTATGCGGGACAGCAG GTCTCACACCACCCACCACTCCACCATACAAGCCTGCTGAGGAGGACCTGTACAAGCCAGACATCCCCCAggagccagggaaggaggaTGGGATGGCCCCCAgtcctgggggcacaggggacatgGCAGCCTCCCGGAAGGCCCCCAGGAAGCACCCCGAGAGGACGGAGCTCTTTGCCCACCTGAGCCGAGCTGTTGCTGTGCGCCCCACGCTCCATGAGCAGCAGGGCCTGCTCAAGCGGCCCTTCTCCCGCTCCTTTGGGGATCATGACTACTGCCAGGTGCTGAAACCCGAGGCCTCCCTGCAGAGGAAGGTGCTCAAGTCATGGGAGCCCACGAGCCAGGTGGAGACAGAGCACAAGAGGAGGGTCCCAGCTGCCCACTACCAGGGACTGGAGCTTGGCAAGGAGGTGGACAGTGAGATGCTGTGGAAGGATGGTGTCAAGCAGCTGAGAGACCAGGAGATCAGAGCCAGCTTAACAAAGCACTTTGGCTTCCTGGACAGTGCTCTTGATGACGAGGACATGGGCTTCTGCAAGACCCCTGAGTATGACACTGTCTTTGAAGACAGCTGCAGTGAGAGTGGCTCCcccctggaggaggaggatgaggaggaagaggaagaggaagaggaggaagaggaggaggggcGTGGCAacacccagctgtgcctgcgGAGAAATGCCCTTTCCAGGACCACTCTGCATTACTGTTCCCGGAGCAGGTCCAGCTCGGGGTCTTCATGCTGCCGGTCACGATCACCTGCCAGCAGATGCACCTTCAG GTGTGAGAATGGCGAGCAGTGTCAGGGTGGGAATGGGCACCGGGGCCAGCTGGAGAAGAAACGAGAAAAGGCCATA GGGGAAGGCCGGGTTGTGTACATCAGAAACCTCTCCAGCAGCATGAGCTCCAATGAACTGAAGAAACGCTTTGAGGTGTTTGGTGAAATCGTGGAGTGTCAGGTCCTGTCCAGGACTAACAG GGGGGATAAATATGGCTTCATCACCTACCGGTATTCAGAGCATGCCGCCTTATCTCTGAAGAACGGTCCCTCGCTAAGGAAGAGGAATGAGccttccttccagctcagctctggtggcCTCGGGCGCTTCTTCTGGACCAGATATGCTGACTTGG ACTGCAGCACGGAGGAATCCTCCTCAGCTTCAGTGAAAAGCAAGTACGAGACCATGGATTTCGACAGCCTGCTGCAGGAGGCCCAGCTAAGCCTGCATCGGTAA